TCCAAGGGTGAGTGTCTGGAAGTAATTTAGTAAAGTTGGGTGCTGACAGCTGTGTCTGGGAATTGAACACCATGGCCATCCCAGCTCCTGGGCTCCTCTGATGCTCCAGGCTAATGAAGCCCCGGCCCAGGACACAAAGGCAGCTGTGGTGTAGCAGAAGTCAGGCCCACTGGGGCCCCAAGCCCCAAGCTCAACTTTGCTGCTTACTAGTagtgtgactttaggcaaatcACTTAGAAAAGGAAATTAGCATCTGTTGAGTGAGTGCAATACCCTTTCACATATTTCATCCTCATCAAAGTTTGGTGGGGAGGGTAATGTCCCTGTTTTACATTAAAGGAAACTGAGGATCCAAAGATAAATGAATCATCAAGGTAATAGAGCTGGGgagtgggtaggtaggtaggatTAGGACCCAGAGCTTCTGACCTCAAGTTCTGTGCTCCTTCCCTGAGTTTCAGTTTCTCATAAATGAGGTCTAAACCCCTCCCCCCTTTCTTTCTCACAACCTTGGTCTTGCAGAGTTGCGACCACCTTTTTGCTGGAAATGTAGGACTCTTACTTttgcccctcccacccccccaaccCAGTTTGTGATCTAGGTCCCAGGAGATGCCCTGAGGGGAGGGTATTTGGACTTCGGTTTCCCCTCTCCCCCTATTCCCAGGCCTTCTCACTATTCGGGAGGGCCGGCTCCCTCTTCTACCCAGCGTTAGCAGGCGGGCTGACATCAGTGGGTGTTCCCAGGGCAAAGCCACTCTTGAGCTCCAGGCGCCCCTTCCCCCACGGCCCATGCGACGTCGAGAGGCCCTCCGAGCTCCCAGCCCCCTTTCCTCTTCTTCAGGTCCTGGAGGGCAGCTTGCGCCCCCCTACCTCCTCGCCCCAAAAGAAAGAGGGCGATTAGAGTCAGGGGAGCGGatgctgggaaaccctggcgAGCCCAAGTCTCCAAGCGGAAGAGTCCAGGAAAAGGGTCCGCGTTCTGAAGTTACGCGTGGAGCTGTCCAGCCCTGCGGCGTAACTAGAAGAAAGGGGGGCGACGCCGGCAAGGCGGAGGGAGCTCGGGCGCCAGGGGCGGGGTGCCGCAACGACTCCCCCTCCAGCCCGCGGCCCCGGGCCTCGCCACCGCCCCCCACGTGGCCGCGGCCGTCCCAGCCCCTCCGAGGAAGCGGCGCGGCTTCCTGCGGCTCGGGCCGGGGATATAGGCGCCCCCGCCCGGGCCGGTCCAGCGCCGCTGCCGCTCCTCGCCTTCTCGTCGCGCCATGGTCTCGCTTCGAACGGAGAGCTCCGCCGGCCGCCCGCGGCTCCCAGCGACCCGCGCCGGGCGGCCGGCCGCGCTCCGCCTCCTCCTCCTGCTGGGCGGTGAGCGCGCGCCCCGGGCCCAGGCGGGAGGCCCCGGAGAGTGGGGGGCTGGACGGCCGAGTCCGGAAGGGGCCCCGGGGGcggggacagacagacagaccggCAAGCGCTGTCCTTCGAACAGTCCGTGGGCCCACCTCCGCGCGGGCACAGCGCGGGATGCTTCCCACTTGGAGAAAGCTGGGGTTCCGGGGCCCCCGCGGAGAAGTCTCAAGGGAGGTTTGGGGTTggcaaggagggagtgggctttgGCAGCCTGGATGTGAGTGGGAAGGAGCTGGTACCGGCCTCTTCTCTCCTGGGCACCGAGGCATTCATTAGGAGCCCGGATTAGCCTTCTTTGTCTTCTGAGAGTAGCCCTGAGTTCCCAGGGGCTCAGTCTCTAACCCCTCCCCTCCAGGCTCCACTGCCCAGATCCCCGCCATCCCACCTCCCTCTCCCATTTCTGCCCACAGCTGTCTTGAAGCCCCAGGAGTCCCTGGCACAGCCTGTAACCACCCCAGGCAGCTTGGGGTCAGAAGGTGGGTGCCCAGATGCTGTGGGAGGGTGGCCTAGAGCAAGGAGGAGAATCAGAAGGATCTCTTTCCTGCAAGGCAGGCCCCAACCCCAATTGGTGCCCCACTAAACTCCCTTCTGTTCTCTTGGAGTTTCCTGTGGTCTTTCTCCCTCTCATCGCACAAAGCCCCTGCCGAGCTCTGAGCTGGCCCACCTCACAGGTGGGTGAGAAGACCCCATGAAAATGTGTATGGGGAAGCTCTTGTCAGGTGGGAAGTGCTGCACATGTGGAAGGCATTAAATGATTCCTGAGCCTAAACTGCCTCCTCAGCCAGAAGTGTCTTGCTTGGGAAACTTTCCAAGGCTGTCCTGAGCAgagttgggggggggagggggtaagGGTGTGGTAAATATGCAGCATCTGTGTCCACAGGGAAGATGGTGCAGAAGTATGAGACATATGTCCAAAACTGCTGGCTAGAGTATAAGAAGCTTATGGACCCTCTCGAAAAGGATTGGTGTGACTGGGCCATGATTAGAAGGTAGGGGCAGTGCTGGAGGGTGTCTTGGCCCAGGGTGGGCCTGCTCCCTGGTCTGGTTCTTCAGATGGGCCTGGGGTGAGTGTGGGGCACACCTCTCTGTGGGTCCAATCCTTCCTCACTGGAGTTCTCTCTCATCCCAGTCCTTATAGCTTACTTCGTTACTGCTTGGAGCACTATGCCGAGGAGTCTGGCCTGGGCTTCCCCAACCCCTGGGCAGAGAGGGCCATCTTTAAGACTCACCAGATGCactttgccaactgctccctgcTTAAGCCCACCTTCTGCGACCCCCCAGAGGATGTGCTCCTGGCCATGATCATAGCACCCATCTGCCTCATCCCCTTCCTTGTCACCCTTGTGGTGTGGCAGAGTAAAGACAATGAGGCCCAGGCCTAGGGTCCACAAGCTTCTCAGTGGCTATATTActcctctcccctgcccccacagCCCCACCTCAGACCTTAATGcctttccccctttcttcccCTCTCTACCCCCTTCTCTCACTCTCACCCCAACCGCAGGTCCTGGAATTGGTGAAAATGGAAGCTGGGTGGGGTCAAGGCACAAACTCTGTAATGCGGTCTTCAAAATaaaccttttttgtgtgtgcactGTCCCCTTCCCCATCCCAGTGTAGCCTGCATCCTTCCCAGAGTCCCTGCCTCTCCCACAGGCCCTCAGCTTTTGTCAACAGAACTGGAAGAATCTGGATGATCCCACTGCTTTTTTTCACCTGCTCCCCCCACTGGCCCCTCCCACCTGAAGGCCACACCCCTACACTCCTTCCTCCCAGGGTTGGGCCCTTCCTGCCCCTATCCAAACCCAGCTCCAGGAAACGTGCAGGAAGAGACTCCCTTCCGGTCTGGACAGCAGCTGGGGGGCCTGCGATTGGGAAGGTATGGGGGGAGGGCAGAATCTCTGCTCTGACTCCTGCAAGAAGGAAGGGGGGCTACCCAGGAGCTCTGACTTCTCCCCTTCTTCATGCCTCGGTTTACTCCTGAGGCCTGTAAGTAGGAATCCTGACCTGACCAACAGGAGTCCATCCATAAACACTTTAGAATTGAGGGCAGAGGCTTCTTCTCCTAGGTTCATCACAGACTCCTCTTCTAGATCCCGGCCCTCATCCTACATTGTCCTGAAccccggggtgtggcctacaGCCTGGCCGCACACTGCCCCCTGGTGTCCACTAAAGCCAACAACCAGAAGATGGATGTAACCTGGAGGAAGCTCAAAGCTGAAGAGCATTGGACTCGGGGGTCAAAAGCTTGTCATCTCCATAGCAACCACTAGTTCTCCCCGCCACACACACCCTTATATCAGCTTTCTGAGGAACGTCTATATTCCCTAAAGACAACTTGGTTATACCTAGCCACTCTCTGCGAGTCACCATTTCTGCATATGGACACCCTTCTATGGAGtccaaggagttctggtggcacaatggttaagtgctcagaggctaactgaaagatctccagtttgaatccaccagtcactctgcaggagaaaagaccaagccttgaaaatcctattgggcagttctagtctgtcctacaggatcactgtgagtcggaagcgactcaacggtacacaacagcaacatatggagtccctgggtggtgcaaacaaacactcagctgctaactgaaaggttggaggttcaagcccaccactGGTAccgcagaagaaaagtctggtgatctactttcaaaaagtcagTCACTAAAAACCtcatagagcacagctctactcagacacatggggtcgccatgagtcagaattgactcaacagtaactgctTATATGTTCCCTGGATAGCAAGGCCCAGTTTTCACTGGGGAACCTCTACCTCCAGCCCTTCCTGGGGCATACCTGCCAGGTCATTGAAAATATCTAGAAGACAGCTTTGTTTCCATAGACACCCTGAGCTTCTTTATGAACTCTCCTTTCCTCCTGGTTGAAATATCTGCTTTCCTGAATACATGCATGTCTGTTTCCTAGGAAATGCCTTCTATTCCATGCATGTATGCCTGTATGCTTTCTGGAATGTTTCTCTTCATGCTCTGAGACACACTTCTCTCAGGACACATCTTTCTCTCTAGAGACACACCTATTCCCAAGGATATTTCAAGTTTTCTCCTGAGGTAAACCTTTGTTCTAGTTCCATGAACACATATATCTTCCCCAAGGGTGTATCTGCCCTCTTGTTGGCATGTTTTTGCCTTCATGGATTTTACTAATATACATCAAGGGCCCTAGTGGTATAACACACTGTGTGGTTTATTTTGTGGGAAACACGAACTAGATAAGGCCTGGTTTCTGCCATCAATAGCTTTCATCTAGTAGGGGAGTTGACAATGTGcacaaataagcaaaaagaatGGAGTGTAATGAGAGTAATACAAGAAGTACAAGCCAAATGTTATCTGAGTGTAAAAGACGGAGGGGTCACATATGCCTGGGATGATCACAGGAGGTGTGATCACAGGAGGGTGATTGTAGAGTTGTTACATGAGCTAGGCCTTAGAGGGAATATTCTAGGAAAGAGAGTAGAAAAGGAGATGGATTAGAAAATTATCACAATAATCTAGGCTTGAGAAAGT
The window above is part of the Elephas maximus indicus isolate mEleMax1 chromosome 19, mEleMax1 primary haplotype, whole genome shotgun sequence genome. Proteins encoded here:
- the RAMP2 gene encoding receptor activity-modifying protein 2 isoform X3, translated to MVSLRTESSAGRPRLPATRAGRPAALRLLLLLGGKMVQKYETYVQNCWLEYKKLMDPLEKDWCDWAMIRSPYSLLRYCLEHYAEESGLGFPNPWAERAIFKTHQMHFANCSLLKPTFCDPPEDVLLAMIIAPICLIPFLVTLVVWQSKDNEAQA
- the RAMP2 gene encoding receptor activity-modifying protein 2 isoform X1, producing the protein MVSLRTESSAGRPRLPATRAGRPAALRLLLLLGAVLKPQESLAQPVTTPGSLGSEVSCGLSPSHRTKPLPSSELAHLTGKMVQKYETYVQNCWLEYKKLMDPLEKDWCDWAMIRSPYSLLRYCLEHYAEESGLGFPNPWAERAIFKTHQMHFANCSLLKPTFCDPPEDVLLAMIIAPICLIPFLVTLVVWQSKDNEAQA
- the RAMP2 gene encoding receptor activity-modifying protein 2 isoform X2 produces the protein MVSLRTESSAGRPRLPATRAGRPAALRLLLLLGAVLKPQESLAQPVTTPGSLGSEGKMVQKYETYVQNCWLEYKKLMDPLEKDWCDWAMIRSPYSLLRYCLEHYAEESGLGFPNPWAERAIFKTHQMHFANCSLLKPTFCDPPEDVLLAMIIAPICLIPFLVTLVVWQSKDNEAQA